A window of Equus przewalskii isolate Varuska chromosome 16, EquPr2, whole genome shotgun sequence contains these coding sequences:
- the CKAP2 gene encoding cytoskeleton-associated protein 2 isoform X7, which yields MTSEDQIREETKALKLKTKMANKENVSRPTGSKNNLTMGKNCIPLKPSNELTHSTLATDTHNFEDHNQTLQLLPIKDDTQNQHMTLSQAFHFKNNSKKKQMTTERPKQDANMPKKHVLGSYRGQIVQSKINSFRKPLQVKGESSATTKELATTVSKATKPQPVNTSSVPVDTGRASSVMMTTKFVSTTSRNRQLLRPPIRSHHDNTQNTVRQGISRSSANVTFRKGPHEKELLKVNSVLSSVKTSSSQDVKRSKTLSRSMTSEIVVRPASNTKMIEKSKTTDQRRHTIAKAAIDSRLAQPKETAEERKARLNEWKASKGKVLKRPPNSVVTQPEPKDQSERPVGSFWTTMAEEDEQRLFTEKVNKTFSECLNLINEGCPKEEILVTLNDLIKNIPDAKKLVKYWICLARIEPLTSPIENIIAIYEEAILAGAQPIEEMRHAIADILTMKSQENFKFGEHIEEACATKDQTQEVNVEDIDVSLESGRLEMENKHHRSVVFQDCEKEQGDKTKDATNDVKTPSTETRAGCLIKYNVSTTPYLQSVKKKIQFDETNSTFKELKFLTPVRRSRRLQEKTSKLPDMLKDHYPCVSSLEQLTELGSETDAFVCRPNAALCRMYSESEITEEK from the exons ATGACATCTGAGGACCAGATCCGAGAAGAGACAAAAGCactgaaactgaaaacaaaaatg gctaataaagaaaatgtcagtaGACCtacaggaagcaaaaataatttgacaatgGGAAAAAATTGTATTCCTTTAAAACCTTCTAATGAATTAACCCATTCAACTTTAGCAACTGATACACATAATTTTGAGGATCATAATCAAACTCTGCAGTTGTTACCAATTAAAGATGATACCCAAAATCAACATATGACATTAAGCCAAGCATTTCACTTCAAAAAcaatagtaaaaagaaacaaatgactaCGGAAAGACCAAAGCAAGATGCTAACATGCCCAAGAAACATGTGCTTGGATCTTATCGTGGCCAAATTGTTCAGTCTAAGATTAATTCATTTAGAAAACCTCTACAAGTCAAAGGTGAGAGTTCTGCAACAACAAAGGAACTTGCAACTACTGTCTCTAAAGCCACTAAGCCTCAGCCTGTCAACACCAGCAGTGTCCCAGTGGATACTGGCAGAGCCTCATCTGTGATGATGACTACTAAGTTTGTGAGCACTACATCTCGGAACAGACAACTTCTGCGACCTCCTATTAGAAGTCACCATGATAATACCCAAAACACCGTGAGGCAAGGCATCAGCAGAAGCTCTGCCAATGTTACCTTTCGGAAAGGGCCTCATgagaaagaattattaaaagtaaattcaGTTTTATCCAGTGTCAAAACCAGTTCTTCTCAGGATGTAAAAAGAAGTAAGACACTGTCAAGAAGCATGACATCTGAAATTGTAGTCAGGCCTGCTTCCAATACCAAGATGATAGAAAAGTCAAAAACCACTGACCAGCGCAGACATACTATAGCAAAAGCAGCTATTGATAGTAGATTGGCTCAGCCCAAAGAAACTGCAGAAGAGAGAAA AGCTCGTCTGAATGAGTGGAAAGCTAGCAAAGGAAAAGTGCTGAAAAGACCTCCCAACTCAGTAGTTACCCAGCCTGAGCCCAAAGACCAAAGTGAAAGGCCTGTTGGGTCCTTTTGGACAACCATGGCAGAAGAAGATGAACAACGGTTATTTACTGAAAAAGTAAACAAGACGTTTTCTGAATGCCTAAACCTGATTAATGAG GGATgcccaaaagaagaaatattggtCACCCTGAATGACTTGATTAAAAATATTCCAGATGCCAAAAAACTTGTTAAATATTGGATATGCCTTGCACGTATTGAACCACTCACGAGTCCTATTGAAAATATTATCGCAATCTATGAGGAGGCCATTCTGGCAGGAGCTCAG cccATAGAAGAAATGCGACATGCAATTGCAGATATTCTAACAATGAAGAGTcaagaaaactttaaatttg GAGAACATATTGAGGAGGCTTGCGCAACCAAGGACCAAACCCAGGAAGTCAACGTTGAAGATATAGATGTTAGCCTAGAGTCAGGGAgactggaaatggaaaataaacatcaTAGAAGTGTGGTATTTCAAGATTGTGAAAAAGAGCAAGGTGACAAGACAAAAGATGCAACCAATGATGTTAAAACCCCCAGTACAGAAACAAGGGCGGGTTGCTTGATTAAATACAACGTGTCTACTACACCATACTTGCAAAG tgtaaaaaAGAAGATACAGTTTGATGAAACAAATTCTACATTTAAAGAGCTGAAGTTTCTAACACCAGTTAGACGTTCTCGCCGTCTTCAAGAGAAGACTTCTAAATTGCCAGATATGTTAAAGGACCATTATCCGTGTGTGTCTTCGTTGGAACAGTTAACAGAGTTGGGAAGTGAAACTGATGCTTTTGTATGCCGCCCTAACGCAGCACTGTGCCGGATGTACTCAGAGTCCGAaataacagaagagaaataa
- the CKAP2 gene encoding cytoskeleton-associated protein 2 isoform X4, whose translation MDRAVPGLATSLEIILLFLYPTRGKQKKEILTQPNSEQRRQKLKEQLLKRKSFFASKQENRILSSRDQKVMTSEDQIREETKALKLKTKMANKENVSRPTGSKNNLTMGKNCIPLKPSNELTHSTLATDTHNFEDHNQTLQLLPIKDDTQNQHMTLSQAFHFKNNSKKKQMTTERPKQDANMPKKHVLGSYRGQIVQSKINSFRKPLQVKGESSATTKELATTVSKATKPQPVNTSSVPVDTGRASSVMMTTKFVSTTSRNRQLLRPPIRSHHDNTQNTVRQGISRSSANVTFRKGPHEKELLKVNSVLSSVKTSSSQDVKRSKTLSRSMTSEIVVRPASNTKMIEKSKTTDQRRHTIAKAAIDSRLAQPKETAEERKARLNEWKASKGKVLKRPPNSVVTQPEPKDQSERPVGSFWTTMAEEDEQRLFTEKVNKTFSECLNLINEGCPKEEILVTLNDLIKNIPDAKKLVKYWICLARIEPLTSPIENIIAIYEEAILAGAQPIEEMRHAIADILTMKSQENFKFGEHIEEACATKDQTQEVNVEDIDVSLESGRLEMENKHHRSVVFQDCEKEQGDKTKDATNDVKTPSTETRAGCLIKYNVSTTPYLQSVKKKIQFDETNSTFKELKFLTPVRRSRRLQEKTSKLPDMLKDHYPCVSSLEQLTELGSETDAFVCRPNAALCRMYSESEITEEK comes from the exons ATGGACAGAGCGGTGCCTG GGCTGGCTACCTCTTTGGAAataatattgttatttctttacCCTACACGTgggaaacagaagaaggaaattctCACCCAACCCAATTCTG AGCAAAGAAGACAAAAACTCAAGGAAcaactcttaaaaagaaaatctttttttgcATCCAAACAGGAAAATCGGATATTATCCAG taggGACCAGAAAGTGATGACATCTGAGGACCAGATCCGAGAAGAGACAAAAGCactgaaactgaaaacaaaaatg gctaataaagaaaatgtcagtaGACCtacaggaagcaaaaataatttgacaatgGGAAAAAATTGTATTCCTTTAAAACCTTCTAATGAATTAACCCATTCAACTTTAGCAACTGATACACATAATTTTGAGGATCATAATCAAACTCTGCAGTTGTTACCAATTAAAGATGATACCCAAAATCAACATATGACATTAAGCCAAGCATTTCACTTCAAAAAcaatagtaaaaagaaacaaatgactaCGGAAAGACCAAAGCAAGATGCTAACATGCCCAAGAAACATGTGCTTGGATCTTATCGTGGCCAAATTGTTCAGTCTAAGATTAATTCATTTAGAAAACCTCTACAAGTCAAAGGTGAGAGTTCTGCAACAACAAAGGAACTTGCAACTACTGTCTCTAAAGCCACTAAGCCTCAGCCTGTCAACACCAGCAGTGTCCCAGTGGATACTGGCAGAGCCTCATCTGTGATGATGACTACTAAGTTTGTGAGCACTACATCTCGGAACAGACAACTTCTGCGACCTCCTATTAGAAGTCACCATGATAATACCCAAAACACCGTGAGGCAAGGCATCAGCAGAAGCTCTGCCAATGTTACCTTTCGGAAAGGGCCTCATgagaaagaattattaaaagtaaattcaGTTTTATCCAGTGTCAAAACCAGTTCTTCTCAGGATGTAAAAAGAAGTAAGACACTGTCAAGAAGCATGACATCTGAAATTGTAGTCAGGCCTGCTTCCAATACCAAGATGATAGAAAAGTCAAAAACCACTGACCAGCGCAGACATACTATAGCAAAAGCAGCTATTGATAGTAGATTGGCTCAGCCCAAAGAAACTGCAGAAGAGAGAAA AGCTCGTCTGAATGAGTGGAAAGCTAGCAAAGGAAAAGTGCTGAAAAGACCTCCCAACTCAGTAGTTACCCAGCCTGAGCCCAAAGACCAAAGTGAAAGGCCTGTTGGGTCCTTTTGGACAACCATGGCAGAAGAAGATGAACAACGGTTATTTACTGAAAAAGTAAACAAGACGTTTTCTGAATGCCTAAACCTGATTAATGAG GGATgcccaaaagaagaaatattggtCACCCTGAATGACTTGATTAAAAATATTCCAGATGCCAAAAAACTTGTTAAATATTGGATATGCCTTGCACGTATTGAACCACTCACGAGTCCTATTGAAAATATTATCGCAATCTATGAGGAGGCCATTCTGGCAGGAGCTCAG cccATAGAAGAAATGCGACATGCAATTGCAGATATTCTAACAATGAAGAGTcaagaaaactttaaatttg GAGAACATATTGAGGAGGCTTGCGCAACCAAGGACCAAACCCAGGAAGTCAACGTTGAAGATATAGATGTTAGCCTAGAGTCAGGGAgactggaaatggaaaataaacatcaTAGAAGTGTGGTATTTCAAGATTGTGAAAAAGAGCAAGGTGACAAGACAAAAGATGCAACCAATGATGTTAAAACCCCCAGTACAGAAACAAGGGCGGGTTGCTTGATTAAATACAACGTGTCTACTACACCATACTTGCAAAG tgtaaaaaAGAAGATACAGTTTGATGAAACAAATTCTACATTTAAAGAGCTGAAGTTTCTAACACCAGTTAGACGTTCTCGCCGTCTTCAAGAGAAGACTTCTAAATTGCCAGATATGTTAAAGGACCATTATCCGTGTGTGTCTTCGTTGGAACAGTTAACAGAGTTGGGAAGTGAAACTGATGCTTTTGTATGCCGCCCTAACGCAGCACTGTGCCGGATGTACTCAGAGTCCGAaataacagaagagaaataa